Proteins encoded within one genomic window of Rossellomorea vietnamensis:
- a CDS encoding DeoR family transcriptional regulator, producing MKPSTNRMLTRIKAVYMYIKQKGTVTTQDLVDEFGITPRTIQRDLNVLAYNDLVQSPSRGQWTTTEKKVKLTS from the coding sequence TTGAAACCTTCAACCAATCGTATGCTCACTAGAATCAAAGCTGTATACATGTACATCAAACAGAAGGGTACTGTAACAACTCAAGATCTTGTAGACGAATTTGGCATTACTCCTCGAACCATACAAAGAGATCTCAACGTGTTAGCCTATAACGACCTCGTCCAAAGCCCAAGCCGTGGACAGTGGACAACAACAGAGAAAAAAGTGAAGCTGACGTCATAA